A window of the Henckelia pumila isolate YLH828 chromosome 3, ASM3356847v2, whole genome shotgun sequence genome harbors these coding sequences:
- the LOC140889509 gene encoding protein ROOT HAIR SPECIFIC 17-like, with amino-acid sequence MERRESDLKNRERETVKGGLMNGGSIGLESWSTSKRSGLYLGCSNASSHFITAETNTKPNRYLLIETKGGLNQQRTGITDAVVAAYILNAILVVPMLDQKSFWNDTSDFSEIFDLDWFKTSLSNDVKIIQHLPHNAGKVVTMSVPWNCDPECYRTRILPLFNENHAVRLIKYDFKLSDWLADVDLQKLRCRVNYHALRHTNPIIEMGRKLTERMRMKSEHFVALHLRYEPDMLAFSGCYYGGGEKEIQELGTLRKRWPTLPTKDPNEERRNGKCLLSPEEVGLMMRAVGFGEDVHIYVASGKVYGGDETLAPLKALFPNVHTKESIASEEELAVFSSYSSRMAALDFIVCDESDVFVTNDNGNMARMLAGRRRYFGHKPTIRPNAKGLYPLFQARLHMEWGEFASEVRKTQIGFMGEHNELKPGTGAFHENPQPCICDYYSQPNTTEMYSKFLRSS; translated from the exons ATGGAAAGAAGGGAAAGTGATTTGAAAAACAGAGAAAGAGAAACAGTGAAAGGAGGACTC ATGAATGGAGGAAGCATAGGGCTTGAGTCATGGAGTACTTCAAAAAGATCCGGTTTGTATTTGGGGTGCAGTAATGCCAGCAGTCATTTTATAA CAGCCGAAACGAATACAAAACCTAATAGGTACTTGTTGATCGAAACGAAAGGTGGTTTAAATCAACAAAGAACAGGA ATAACAGATGCTGTCGTTGCAGCTTATATCTTGAATGCCATCCTGGTTGTTCCAATGTTGGACCAAAAATCTTTCTGGAATGATACGAG TGACTTCTCTGAGATATTTGACCTAGACTGGTTTAAGACATCTCTGTCAAATGATGTAAAAATTATACAACACCTTCCACACAACGCAGGCAAAGTTGTGACTATGTCTGTTCCATGGAACTGTGATCCGGAGTGCTACCGAACTCGTATCTTGCCGCTCTTTAACGAAAATCAT GCTGTTCGACTTATTAAGTATGATTTCAAGCTGTCGGATTGGCTCGCGGACGTGGATTTACAGAAACTGAGATGTAGAGTTAATTACCATGCTTTGAGGCACACTAATCCTATTATTGAGATGGGTAGGAAACTGACTGAAAGAATGAGAATGAAAAGCGAGCATTTTGTTGCTCTTCATTTAAG ATACGAACCCGATATGCTGGCATTTTCTGGATGCTATTATGGTGGTGGAGAGAAAGAAATACAAGAACTAGGCACGCTAAGAAAGAGATGGCCTACTTTACCT ACAAAAGATCCCAACGAAGAAAGAAGGAATGGAAAGTGCCTGCTGAGTCCTGAGGAAGTTGGGTTGATGATGAGAGCTGTAGGATTCGGTGAGGACGTGCATATATACGTCGCATCGGGCAAAGTATATGGAGGTGATGAAACACTGGCACCTCTCAAAGCCCTTTTCCcaaatgttcacaccaaagagAGCATTGCAAGTGAGGAAGAACTAGCAGTGTTCTCCTCATATTCCTCTCGCATGGCCGCATTGGACTTCATTGTTTGCGATGAAAGTGATGTTTTCGTGACGAATGATAACGGAAACATGGCAAGAATGCTAGCTGGGAGGAG GAGATATTTTGGCCACAAGCCTACAATTCGCCCCAACGCCAAAGGATTGTATCCGTTATTTCAGGCTCGGCTCCACATGGAATGGGGAGAATTTGCCTCAGAGGTACGAAAAACCCAGATTGGTTTCATGGGAGAGCATAATGAGTTGAAGCCGGGAACAGGTGCATTCCATGAAAATCCACAGCCTTGCATCTGTGATTACTACTCTCAACCAAACACGACAGAAATGTATTCTAAATTTCTACGGTCGAGTTGA